A genomic segment from Fuerstiella sp. encodes:
- a CDS encoding alkaline phosphatase family protein produces MSVPATPRPLVVINVVGLTWDMIGANTPNIGSLLDTGFGRPLQTVLPAVTCSVQASMLTGVMPAEHGIVGNGWYDRELADVQFWKQSNALVQAEKVFESARHRDPLHTTAKMFWWYNMYADVAWSVTPRPCYPADGRKIPDIYSHPADLRDRLQDRLGPFPLFSFWGPTANIKSSAWIADASLEILREKRPSLLLCYLPHLDYNLQRLGPKDPAVAEDVCQVDHEAGKLIHAARDLNADVIVLSEYGISEVSHPIHINRILRESGYVTVRRESPGWETLDVGACRAFAVSDHQIAHIYVRCESDLAGVRALLQKTQGIEHVLDRHAQRQFGLDHARSGDLVAVSSRDSWFTYYFWLEDALAPDYARTVDIHRKPGYDPVELFVDPSIRMPMLRVARRLVRKHLGFRYYMDLIGLDASIVKGSHGRLPDESQLDSDSAVFLCSNRSVEQDRMKATDLRNLILDLQYRVESRSADRLPE; encoded by the coding sequence ATGTCCGTTCCCGCCACTCCCCGTCCGCTGGTCGTCATCAATGTTGTGGGGCTGACGTGGGACATGATTGGTGCGAACACGCCAAATATCGGTTCGTTGCTGGATACCGGTTTCGGACGACCTCTGCAGACTGTTCTGCCGGCAGTGACATGCAGTGTTCAGGCATCGATGCTGACTGGTGTCATGCCCGCGGAGCACGGAATCGTCGGTAACGGCTGGTACGACCGGGAGCTTGCTGACGTGCAGTTCTGGAAACAGTCCAATGCACTTGTTCAGGCTGAAAAGGTTTTTGAATCGGCCAGACATCGGGATCCTCTGCATACCACCGCCAAAATGTTCTGGTGGTATAACATGTATGCGGATGTCGCCTGGTCTGTCACCCCGCGACCGTGCTATCCTGCAGACGGTCGAAAAATTCCGGATATTTACAGTCACCCTGCTGATCTGCGTGATCGACTGCAGGATCGTCTGGGACCTTTCCCGCTGTTCAGCTTTTGGGGGCCGACTGCCAACATTAAAAGCAGTGCGTGGATTGCTGATGCGAGTCTGGAGATTCTGCGGGAGAAACGCCCGTCGTTACTGCTGTGTTATCTGCCGCATTTGGACTACAATCTGCAGCGGCTGGGGCCGAAGGATCCGGCTGTTGCCGAAGACGTCTGTCAGGTCGACCACGAAGCCGGAAAACTGATTCACGCGGCGCGGGATCTGAACGCTGATGTGATCGTATTGTCTGAATACGGAATCAGTGAGGTGAGTCACCCGATTCATATCAATCGAATTCTGCGCGAATCGGGATACGTGACGGTGCGGCGAGAAAGTCCGGGCTGGGAAACGCTGGACGTGGGGGCCTGCAGGGCGTTTGCTGTTTCCGATCATCAGATCGCGCACATTTACGTCAGGTGTGAAAGCGATCTTGCCGGTGTGCGGGCCCTGCTGCAGAAAACACAGGGGATTGAACATGTTCTGGATCGCCATGCTCAGAGGCAGTTTGGGCTGGATCATGCCCGGAGTGGTGATCTGGTGGCTGTCAGCAGTCGAGATTCCTGGTTTACTTATTACTTCTGGCTCGAAGACGCACTTGCTCCGGATTACGCCCGCACGGTCGATATTCATCGTAAGCCAGGCTATGACCCTGTTGAGTTATTTGTGGACCCGTCGATTCGAATGCCAATGCTGCGTGTTGCCCGTCGACTGGTGAGAAAGCATTTGGGGTTTCGATATTACATGGATTTGATCGGACTGGATGCGTCAATTGTCAAAGGCAGCCATGGTCGACTTCCGGATGAATCTCAACTGGATTCAGATTCGGCTGTGTTTTTGTGTTCGAACCGATCTGTGGAGCAGGATCGTATGAAGGCAACGGACCTTCGGAATCTGATCCTGGATTTGCAGTACCGGGTTGAATCTCGGTCCGCAGATCGATTGCCTGAATGA
- a CDS encoding triphosphoribosyl-dephospho-CoA synthase, producing the protein MSNDGSSSQLSCWIYQACLVEVLSEKPGNVSPRHRFRDSTVNDFIRSAQVSAPILARSTSCNVGRTIYDAAVATRHSAGHNTNLGILLLLAPMAAVPAAVSVSEGIDGILAGLTVEDADWAYRAIRLAQPGGLGQSAAQDVHEPPSETLLQCMERAADRDLIALQYSNGFHEVLGVGLELLIDSFSCVDDQYRIGWLALKLIAEYGDSLIARKVGQSVAADVQQRASAVIGAGWPDTAGSCQMYNELDTYLRSNGNQLNPGTTADMIAAIIYAGLQSRCYSIPAELLHQINFEEQM; encoded by the coding sequence ATGTCAAACGACGGTTCGTCAAGTCAGCTCAGCTGCTGGATCTACCAGGCGTGTCTGGTGGAAGTTTTGTCAGAGAAGCCGGGCAATGTGTCACCTCGCCATCGGTTTCGAGACTCGACGGTTAATGATTTCATCCGTTCCGCCCAGGTCTCTGCACCAATTCTGGCACGTAGTACTTCGTGTAATGTTGGCCGAACGATTTACGACGCCGCAGTAGCGACACGCCATTCGGCAGGACACAACACAAATCTCGGAATATTACTGTTGTTGGCTCCAATGGCAGCCGTTCCGGCTGCCGTTTCTGTTAGTGAAGGAATTGACGGCATTCTGGCCGGTCTTACCGTTGAGGACGCCGACTGGGCTTATCGTGCGATCCGTCTTGCTCAACCGGGTGGCCTGGGGCAGTCGGCAGCTCAGGATGTGCATGAACCGCCGTCAGAGACTTTGCTGCAGTGCATGGAACGGGCTGCCGATCGGGACTTAATTGCTCTGCAGTACAGTAATGGTTTTCACGAGGTATTGGGTGTCGGACTGGAATTGCTGATTGACTCATTCAGCTGTGTTGATGACCAATATCGAATTGGCTGGCTGGCCCTGAAGCTGATTGCGGAATATGGTGATTCACTGATTGCTCGCAAGGTTGGCCAATCAGTCGCTGCCGATGTGCAGCAACGTGCTTCGGCGGTGATCGGTGCAGGTTGGCCCGATACTGCCGGTTCGTGCCAAATGTATAATGAGCTTGATACTTATCTGCGTTCAAACGGCAATCAGCTGAATCCGGGGACAACCGCCGATATGATTGCAGCCATCATTTATGCAGGGCTGCAATCGCGGTGCTACAGCATTCCTGCTGAACTGCTTCATCAAATTAATTTTGAGGAACAAATGTGA
- a CDS encoding 6-pyruvoyl tetrahydropterin synthase family protein codes for MTSTFECRVTKDSLVFSAAHFITYNGNICERLHGHNWRVDVVVAGQLDENHYVYDFIALRDATRKLVSRLDHRVLLPDRHPQIVVESHTGSAEVTARFDTRRWVFPVDDCCILPMANTTAELIAAWFAENLFEHLDFEQMSLLSQLRVGIEENFGQWAWCCKSV; via the coding sequence GTGACGTCCACCTTCGAATGTCGTGTTACCAAGGATTCACTGGTCTTTAGTGCGGCACACTTCATTACGTATAATGGAAACATTTGTGAACGTCTTCACGGACACAACTGGCGGGTGGATGTGGTGGTGGCCGGGCAATTGGACGAAAACCATTACGTCTATGACTTCATAGCGCTGCGGGATGCGACCCGAAAACTGGTCAGCCGGCTGGATCATCGGGTCCTTCTGCCGGATCGCCATCCGCAGATCGTGGTTGAAAGTCATACCGGCAGTGCCGAAGTGACGGCGCGGTTTGATACGCGTCGCTGGGTCTTTCCTGTGGACGACTGCTGCATCCTTCCGATGGCCAACACCACGGCTGAACTGATTGCGGCCTGGTTTGCCGAAAATCTTTTTGAGCATCTTGATTTTGAGCAGATGAGCCTGTTGTCGCAGCTGAGAGTAGGCATCGAAGAGAATTTTGGCCAGTGGGCGTGGTGCTGCAAATCAGTTTGA
- a CDS encoding DUF420 domain-containing protein: MRHRSTPQRRFRSGISAVKAVVGAILWCAVIVNAVMIWKNPDSEDRPTSGNTDDRTSVISTAPDTEISEPDSRRPPVPPRQIPDFTLRECMGGEFGLTNLPGKPWVVSFIFTRCITTCPQITLSMKTLHDRVIEKNPDVMFVTVTVDPDYDNETILRRYSETFSPNRERWKFLTGETEKVQDIIVNGFGIFIKENIGDARRPGMEVAHSNRVLLVNREGFPTGKFLGTNQDDISELAGILLGRKPFPSPSPPLQFSSSSGPVDVQFLPADSSTQQAGNNPTSRKSKDTTAATSGTNVSSPEDRSHSDNLITSLRLANIDRRLPRWAKKLPVANALLNSTAAVLLTLGWLAIRNGHREMHRNLMISAFVVSVVFLGCYLTSHWALKHYTGERGRPFLGSSTARTVYYFILWPHVVLASTVPVFAIRIFQHAAAERWDRHRALARVALPIWMYVSVTGVIIYGMLYHWPNPI, translated from the coding sequence GTGAGACACCGGTCGACTCCTCAGCGAAGGTTTCGCAGCGGCATCTCAGCCGTCAAGGCTGTTGTCGGAGCCATTCTGTGGTGCGCTGTCATCGTGAACGCCGTGATGATCTGGAAGAATCCAGACAGTGAAGACAGGCCAACATCAGGAAACACTGATGACAGGACATCGGTGATTTCGACAGCCCCTGACACAGAAATTTCGGAACCCGATAGTCGTCGGCCCCCTGTTCCGCCCCGACAAATTCCCGACTTTACTCTCAGGGAATGCATGGGTGGCGAATTCGGACTGACAAACCTTCCGGGAAAACCGTGGGTTGTCAGTTTTATTTTCACCCGATGTATTACGACCTGTCCGCAAATCACACTATCGATGAAGACGCTTCATGATCGCGTTATCGAGAAAAATCCGGACGTAATGTTCGTCACCGTCACAGTTGATCCGGACTATGACAACGAGACGATTCTTCGGCGGTATTCTGAAACCTTCAGCCCCAATCGTGAACGCTGGAAATTTCTGACCGGTGAAACGGAAAAGGTGCAGGACATTATCGTGAACGGCTTTGGGATTTTTATAAAAGAAAATATCGGCGACGCCCGGCGTCCGGGAATGGAAGTGGCGCATTCCAATCGAGTGCTTCTGGTGAATCGTGAAGGATTTCCGACGGGAAAATTTCTGGGAACAAATCAGGACGACATTTCTGAACTCGCAGGAATTCTGCTGGGACGTAAACCGTTTCCATCGCCGTCTCCCCCCCTGCAGTTTTCGTCTTCCAGTGGTCCCGTTGACGTACAGTTTTTGCCTGCTGACTCTTCAACGCAGCAGGCCGGCAACAATCCGACGTCTCGAAAATCGAAAGACACCACGGCAGCTACCTCCGGTACGAATGTTTCGTCCCCGGAAGATCGGTCACACAGTGACAATCTGATCACGTCACTTAGGCTGGCGAACATCGATCGACGATTACCCCGGTGGGCCAAAAAACTGCCTGTGGCCAACGCACTTTTGAATTCAACAGCAGCCGTCCTTCTGACACTGGGCTGGCTTGCAATCCGCAACGGACATCGGGAGATGCACCGTAACCTAATGATCTCTGCTTTTGTCGTGTCTGTCGTGTTTCTGGGATGTTATCTGACTTCGCACTGGGCACTCAAACACTACACAGGAGAGCGTGGCCGGCCTTTTCTGGGGAGTTCGACAGCCAGGACCGTTTACTACTTCATTCTGTGGCCCCACGTCGTTCTGGCATCAACAGTACCCGTTTTTGCCATTCGCATCTTTCAGCATGCCGCAGCAGAACGCTGGGACAGGCACCGGGCACTTGCCCGTGTCGCTTTGCCGATCTGGATGTACGTATCCGTTACGGGCGTGATCATCTATGGCATGCTGTACCACTGGCCAAACCCGATATAA
- the der gene encoding ribosome biogenesis GTPase Der produces MGIPQVAIVGRPNVGKSSLLNWMSGKLISVVDPAAGVTRDRVTWVMHEHDRYFELVDTGGIGIVDSDDLSDDIERQIQTGLDDSDLLLFVVDARAGIMPLDRVVAERLRHIQKPVLMVANKCDSTRMDPEAQNFLQLANLPQVITSVKGNRNRTELISKVVSMLPAAQENESGDGAELLVQPELKLAIVGRRNVGKSTFINQLAETERVIVSEIAGTTRDSIDIRFDVDGRTFVAIDTPGVRKRKSIANSIEFYGLVRARRSIRRSDIVLMFFDATRTISKVDKQLVEEISKHHRPCIFVVNKWDLGQRESMTIEAWSEYLTGTFASMRHVPIAVLTARDGRNIRQLVNLTQVISKQAHRRMSTGKLNRVLQAAVEHNPPPLRRNRRPKIYYGTQVATGPPTIVIKCNDPSLLEDSWKRYLLGYLREATPFQEVPIRLILRSHDDDAAGVRIENSELRDPAASTVGDVSVTSRNE; encoded by the coding sequence ATGGGTATTCCTCAGGTAGCAATTGTCGGACGTCCCAACGTCGGCAAAAGTTCGCTGCTGAACTGGATGTCCGGAAAACTGATTTCCGTTGTCGACCCTGCGGCAGGTGTGACCCGAGATCGTGTAACCTGGGTTATGCACGAGCACGATCGGTATTTCGAACTTGTCGATACAGGTGGAATCGGCATTGTGGACAGTGATGATCTGTCGGATGACATTGAGCGACAGATTCAGACGGGGCTCGATGACAGTGACCTTCTGCTGTTCGTGGTCGACGCCAGGGCCGGAATTATGCCACTGGACAGAGTGGTGGCAGAACGTCTGCGCCATATTCAAAAGCCAGTGCTGATGGTTGCGAACAAGTGTGATTCAACCCGTATGGATCCGGAAGCACAGAATTTTCTTCAGCTGGCGAATCTTCCTCAGGTTATTACAAGTGTAAAAGGAAATCGAAATCGTACGGAACTGATCAGCAAAGTGGTCTCAATGCTTCCCGCGGCTCAGGAAAATGAATCAGGCGACGGTGCCGAACTGCTGGTGCAGCCGGAATTGAAGCTGGCGATCGTGGGCCGACGCAACGTTGGTAAAAGTACGTTCATCAATCAGCTGGCTGAAACCGAGAGGGTCATTGTCAGCGAAATTGCCGGTACCACCCGCGACAGCATCGACATTCGTTTCGATGTTGATGGTCGGACCTTTGTCGCGATCGACACGCCTGGCGTTCGAAAGCGTAAGAGTATCGCCAACAGCATTGAATTTTACGGGCTGGTGCGGGCTCGCAGAAGCATCCGTCGCTCAGATATTGTATTGATGTTTTTCGACGCCACCCGGACTATCTCGAAAGTCGACAAACAGCTGGTTGAAGAGATATCGAAACATCACAGACCCTGCATCTTTGTGGTCAATAAATGGGATCTCGGCCAGCGGGAAAGCATGACGATTGAAGCATGGAGCGAGTACCTCACAGGGACTTTCGCGTCGATGCGGCATGTTCCGATTGCTGTTCTGACTGCCCGGGACGGACGCAACATACGACAGCTTGTGAATCTGACTCAGGTCATTTCCAAACAGGCGCACCGACGAATGAGTACGGGAAAACTCAATCGTGTTCTTCAGGCCGCGGTCGAACATAACCCACCACCTCTTCGCAGGAATCGAAGGCCAAAGATCTACTACGGGACACAGGTCGCGACTGGTCCGCCAACGATTGTGATCAAGTGCAATGATCCCTCCCTTCTGGAAGACTCGTGGAAGAGATACCTGCTGGGGTATCTTAGAGAAGCCACGCCGTTTCAGGAGGTGCCGATTCGGCTGATTCTGCGTTCGCATGACGATGATGCTGCCGGCGTGCGAATTGAAAATTCGGAATTACGAGACCCCGCAGCGTCGACTGTCGGGGACGTGTCTGTCACCAGCCGGAACGAATAG
- the rlmN gene encoding 23S rRNA (adenine(2503)-C(2))-methyltransferase RlmN codes for MSQETSPELVPLSAAVETPGRRPLLSVSKSEFLVWLANVGQPRYRHRQIFQWMVDRRVTSFDQMTDLPAGFRDQLSREFLFSSFEQVGHQVASDRTEKLLLKLSDGELMECVLMRDPGRRTVCISTQVGCAMGCVFCASGLLGVKRDLTATEIFEQVLVLHRLMEDDERITNVVVMGIGEPLANYRNLMSALDFLTDEFGLGARRITVSTVGLPKQIREFARCGRQFNLAVSLHAPNDELRSEIVPVNQGTGLKEILSAADEFFAVTGRRISYEYVLLSGINDQPEHARELSMLLRGRNAHVNLIPVNGVSELAVSAPRPPMTHRFVSVLESGAIQVTVRKRKGTDIDAACGQLRLRHSDSKGLTR; via the coding sequence ATGTCACAGGAAACTTCACCTGAGCTCGTTCCGCTGTCAGCAGCGGTTGAGACTCCCGGACGTCGGCCGTTACTGTCTGTTTCAAAAAGTGAATTTCTGGTCTGGCTGGCGAATGTCGGTCAGCCACGGTATCGACACAGACAGATCTTTCAGTGGATGGTTGATCGTCGTGTGACATCGTTTGATCAAATGACCGACCTTCCGGCCGGCTTTCGTGATCAGCTTTCCAGGGAATTTCTTTTTTCATCGTTTGAACAGGTTGGTCACCAGGTTGCCTCCGACCGTACCGAAAAACTGCTGTTGAAGCTTTCAGATGGAGAGTTGATGGAATGTGTACTGATGCGGGACCCGGGACGACGAACGGTCTGTATCAGTACACAGGTCGGATGCGCGATGGGATGCGTGTTTTGTGCCAGTGGTCTGCTGGGAGTTAAGCGAGATCTGACAGCGACAGAGATTTTTGAACAGGTGTTGGTACTGCATCGCCTGATGGAAGATGACGAGAGGATTACAAACGTTGTTGTTATGGGCATCGGAGAACCCCTGGCGAATTATCGTAATTTGATGTCGGCCCTGGATTTCCTGACGGACGAATTTGGACTGGGAGCCCGACGAATCACGGTTTCGACGGTCGGACTTCCGAAACAGATCCGGGAGTTCGCGCGATGTGGACGGCAGTTCAATCTTGCGGTTTCGCTTCATGCGCCCAATGATGAGCTGCGTAGTGAGATTGTGCCTGTAAATCAGGGGACCGGACTGAAAGAGATCCTGTCGGCGGCGGACGAATTCTTTGCCGTTACAGGACGGCGCATTTCCTATGAATATGTTCTGTTGTCGGGAATCAACGATCAGCCGGAACACGCTCGGGAACTTTCGATGCTGTTGCGGGGTCGTAATGCACACGTCAATCTGATTCCTGTGAACGGTGTAAGTGAGCTGGCTGTGTCCGCACCCCGACCACCGATGACCCATCGATTTGTCTCGGTGCTGGAATCCGGCGCAATCCAGGTCACAGTACGAAAACGCAAGGGCACTGATATCGATGCTGCCTGTGGTCAGCTGCGTCTGCGTCACAGCGATTCAAAAGGGCTTACTCGCTGA
- a CDS encoding UDP-glucose/GDP-mannose dehydrogenase family protein translates to MNLTMIGTGYVGLVTGTCFAESGNDVICLDVDESKIRKLRSGELPIYEPGLEELVRRNSASGRLKFTGDYAEAISSAKCVFICVGTPQDTDGAADLKYVQSAAEQMAPHLKSGTVVVCKSTVPVGTNRRVREWIEAKTETQFYSASNPEFLKEGAAINDFTRPDRVVVGVDTPEASETLHEIYKSFLRTEKPYISVGIESAEMIKYAANCMLATKISFINEMANICERVGADINEVRKGIGHDARIGFSFLFPGAGYGGSCFPKDVRALRSVAAKHGLDAQILNTVDEINDRQKKVIFHKLLRHFDQNLNDLTIAVWGLAFKPQTDDIREAPSLVLIRELLNAGANVRVSDPVAMENVRQIMGDSITYCDHHYDACDGADALAIMTEWNEFRNPDFDYVRLKLRSPVIFDGRNLYDRRKMAQRGFYYSGIGLAALPVSE, encoded by the coding sequence ATGAACTTAACGATGATTGGCACCGGCTACGTAGGGCTGGTCACGGGAACCTGTTTTGCTGAAAGTGGAAACGACGTCATCTGCCTCGACGTCGATGAATCGAAAATCCGAAAACTGCGCAGCGGCGAACTCCCCATCTACGAGCCTGGTCTGGAGGAACTTGTCCGGCGCAATTCAGCATCAGGAAGGCTGAAATTCACAGGGGACTATGCCGAAGCCATCTCGAGCGCCAAATGTGTGTTTATCTGTGTGGGAACTCCACAGGACACCGACGGAGCGGCTGACCTTAAATATGTACAGAGTGCCGCAGAACAAATGGCACCTCATCTTAAATCCGGGACTGTTGTCGTCTGTAAAAGTACTGTTCCGGTCGGCACCAATCGACGTGTTCGGGAATGGATCGAAGCAAAAACAGAAACGCAGTTTTACTCAGCATCCAACCCGGAGTTCCTGAAGGAGGGCGCTGCGATTAACGATTTTACCAGGCCGGATCGGGTGGTCGTGGGAGTAGACACCCCGGAAGCGTCCGAGACACTTCACGAAATCTACAAGTCATTCCTGAGAACTGAAAAGCCGTACATCAGCGTTGGCATCGAGAGTGCCGAGATGATCAAGTACGCCGCCAACTGCATGCTGGCCACAAAAATCAGCTTTATCAATGAGATGGCCAATATTTGTGAGCGTGTGGGAGCGGATATTAACGAAGTCCGCAAAGGAATCGGGCACGACGCCAGGATCGGTTTTTCATTTTTGTTTCCAGGGGCCGGATATGGCGGCTCGTGCTTTCCCAAGGACGTTCGGGCGTTGCGCTCTGTTGCGGCCAAACACGGTCTGGACGCCCAAATTCTCAACACGGTTGACGAAATCAACGACCGTCAAAAGAAGGTGATCTTCCACAAACTCCTGCGACACTTCGATCAAAACCTGAATGACCTTACCATTGCGGTCTGGGGGCTGGCGTTCAAGCCCCAAACCGATGATATTCGTGAAGCCCCCTCTCTGGTTCTGATTCGTGAACTGCTGAACGCCGGAGCAAATGTTCGAGTGAGCGATCCGGTCGCCATGGAAAATGTCCGACAGATCATGGGGGACTCAATTACGTACTGTGATCACCACTACGACGCCTGTGACGGTGCCGACGCTCTGGCGATCATGACGGAGTGGAATGAATTTCGAAATCCGGATTTCGATTACGTCAGACTGAAGCTGAGGTCGCCTGTGATCTTCGATGGTCGCAACCTTTACGATCGCAGAAAAATGGCCCAGCGAGGATTCTACTACTCAGGAATTGGCCTAGCGGCTTTGCCGGTCAGCGAGTAA
- a CDS encoding glycosyltransferase family 2 protein — protein MTQKQNRRNAADVEVSIVLPVFNEAEILDQLTNRIRSEMTAIGQAFELIYVNDGSDDDSELVLDALAAGDSRIVVVHLSRNFGHQAAVHAGLNQASGGVVIVMDSDLQDNPSALPRFLEQWEAGFDVVYAERFNRKEAVWKRILFHGFYRILNMLADTRIPQNAGNFGLLDRRVVDTLLSLPESDRYFPGLRSWVGFRQTGILVERNARYDDQARVSLGGLFRLAKTAIFSFSTFPLTVFSIIAVLSAGVCMTSTVFVVWHKMITGLAIPGWASVIITASFFGTLNAMGISVLGEYVIRIYNQVRNRPIHLVARVTSGRTSLRSDLLPTTENASEEKLVNMVRQINETLESDAGISAGLSGTVTASNTSL, from the coding sequence ATGACACAAAAACAAAACCGCAGGAACGCAGCTGATGTTGAAGTCTCAATTGTCCTGCCGGTCTTCAACGAAGCCGAAATTCTGGATCAACTTACGAACCGCATTCGCTCTGAGATGACAGCGATCGGTCAGGCGTTTGAACTGATCTACGTCAATGATGGTTCCGATGATGACAGTGAACTGGTTCTCGACGCACTTGCTGCAGGGGACAGTCGTATTGTTGTCGTACACCTGTCACGTAACTTCGGCCACCAGGCCGCCGTTCATGCCGGACTCAATCAGGCTTCGGGCGGTGTGGTCATCGTGATGGATTCTGACCTGCAGGATAATCCCAGTGCCCTTCCGCGTTTTCTGGAACAGTGGGAAGCCGGATTCGATGTTGTGTACGCAGAACGATTCAATCGTAAGGAAGCGGTCTGGAAACGAATTCTGTTCCACGGTTTCTACCGCATTTTGAATATGCTTGCGGATACGCGTATTCCGCAGAACGCCGGAAATTTCGGACTGCTCGATCGGCGTGTCGTTGATACGTTGCTGAGTTTGCCGGAATCAGATCGTTATTTTCCCGGGCTGCGGAGCTGGGTCGGATTTCGGCAGACCGGTATCCTCGTTGAACGTAATGCTCGCTACGACGATCAGGCTCGGGTCTCTCTGGGTGGTTTGTTTCGTCTAGCCAAAACCGCCATTTTCTCGTTTTCCACATTTCCACTGACTGTGTTCTCGATCATTGCCGTACTCTCGGCGGGAGTGTGCATGACTTCAACCGTATTTGTGGTTTGGCACAAAATGATCACCGGACTTGCAATTCCAGGATGGGCTTCGGTCATCATTACGGCCTCGTTTTTTGGAACGCTGAATGCTATGGGTATCAGTGTACTTGGCGAATACGTGATTCGTATCTATAACCAAGTGCGGAATCGTCCTATCCATCTTGTAGCACGGGTTACCAGCGGCCGCACCAGTCTAAGGTCGGATCTGTTGCCCACCACGGAAAACGCGAGCGAAGAAAAACTGGTAAACATGGTTCGTCAAATCAACGAGACACTGGAATCAGATGCAGGAATTTCGGCAGGATTGAGCGGAACGGTCACTGCATCAAATACCAGTCTTTAA
- a CDS encoding class I SAM-dependent methyltransferase, whose translation MDPGHLRQLVELEDNYWWHVAKRKLVVRLLSRFAPAPGRLVEGGIGSGRNLVEFSRLGYDVTGFDLMPESVNHVRQRGIEDVRIHDLESPWPVDSDSLKAVVLLDVLEHVRNPVRVLNHIHDSLAEDGSVFITVPACPWLYGPWDEQLGHFRRYTIREFRKQAKESGFRVQWLNHWNSFTLPAALAVRGWEKIFPLRTQPDFPKVSGFTNRMLLTAAAAERCCMDIPGIPAGLSLVGVLRK comes from the coding sequence ATGGATCCAGGTCATCTGAGACAGCTCGTCGAACTCGAAGACAACTACTGGTGGCACGTGGCCAAGCGGAAACTGGTTGTTCGGCTGCTCAGTCGATTTGCACCTGCTCCTGGACGCCTTGTCGAAGGGGGAATCGGATCCGGTCGCAATCTCGTGGAATTCAGCCGGCTGGGATACGACGTCACGGGATTCGATTTGATGCCCGAATCAGTCAACCACGTTCGCCAAAGAGGGATTGAAGACGTCAGAATCCATGATCTGGAAAGTCCGTGGCCTGTTGACTCCGACAGTCTCAAAGCTGTGGTGCTGCTGGACGTCCTCGAACATGTCCGCAACCCGGTCAGAGTTCTCAATCACATACATGATTCCCTGGCGGAAGACGGATCCGTCTTCATCACTGTTCCTGCCTGCCCGTGGCTGTATGGTCCGTGGGATGAACAACTTGGACACTTTCGCCGATATACGATTCGTGAGTTTCGTAAACAGGCAAAGGAGAGCGGTTTTCGGGTGCAGTGGCTGAACCACTGGAACAGTTTTACTTTGCCGGCAGCACTGGCCGTACGCGGCTGGGAGAAGATATTCCCTCTGCGGACTCAACCGGACTTCCCAAAGGTCTCGGGTTTCACCAACCGCATGCTGCTGACGGCGGCAGCCGCAGAACGCTGTTGTATGGACATCCCGGGAATTCCCGCCGGACTTTCCCTTGTGGGAGTCCTGCGAAAATGA